Proteins encoded within one genomic window of uncultured Draconibacterium sp.:
- a CDS encoding aminotransferase class I/II-fold pyridoxal phosphate-dependent enzyme, with product MEKGLKSRHFVNLNLNVRGLNQSATLLINERSNELIQKGETVYKLGLGQSPFPVPEIVQEALRQNAHQKDYLPVMGLLKLRETIAEFNYRHQGLECTADDIMIGPGSKELIFILQLVYYGELIIPTPSWVSYSPQARIAGRHVNWVPTSEESEWKLSPEKLDLICRSDPDRPRVVILNYPSNPTGATYTEEWLMELAEVARKYNIILISDEIYSLLDHNGEHVSIARYYPEGTIVSSGLSKWAGAGGWRLGTFTFPKNLKWLQKAMATVASETFTSTSAPIQYAAVTAFEDHPEIDEYLYHSRRILKSLGNYFANRLREKYVTVPTPKGGFYLFPNFSVYREKLAARGILTSFELCEAVLRDTGVAFLPGMEFGRQPEELTARIAYVDFDGEMVLKAAMNKYKDLPLTGEFLKKYCSKMVYAITKMEDWLDAL from the coding sequence ATGGAAAAAGGACTTAAAAGCAGACATTTTGTAAACCTCAACTTAAACGTTAGAGGTTTAAACCAGTCGGCAACATTGCTGATAAACGAAAGAAGCAACGAACTTATCCAAAAAGGAGAAACGGTTTATAAGCTGGGGCTTGGCCAATCGCCATTTCCTGTTCCTGAAATTGTGCAGGAAGCACTGCGCCAAAATGCTCACCAGAAAGATTACCTGCCGGTAATGGGTTTGTTAAAACTGCGCGAAACCATTGCTGAATTTAATTACCGTCATCAGGGGCTGGAATGCACGGCGGATGATATTATGATCGGTCCCGGTTCAAAAGAGCTGATTTTCATTTTACAATTAGTTTATTACGGCGAGTTGATCATTCCAACGCCAAGCTGGGTATCGTACTCGCCGCAGGCCCGAATTGCCGGCCGCCATGTAAACTGGGTTCCTACATCGGAAGAAAGCGAATGGAAACTGAGCCCTGAAAAACTCGACCTGATCTGTCGTTCCGACCCTGATCGTCCACGCGTGGTTATATTAAACTATCCATCGAATCCAACCGGAGCAACATACACTGAAGAATGGCTGATGGAACTTGCCGAAGTTGCCCGAAAATACAATATCATACTTATTTCAGATGAAATATACAGCTTACTCGATCATAACGGAGAACATGTTTCGATAGCAAGGTATTACCCTGAAGGCACCATTGTTAGCAGTGGTTTAAGTAAATGGGCCGGGGCCGGAGGTTGGCGTCTCGGCACATTTACTTTTCCCAAAAACCTGAAATGGCTGCAAAAAGCCATGGCTACCGTAGCCAGCGAAACTTTCACCTCCACCAGTGCTCCAATACAATATGCAGCTGTAACGGCTTTCGAAGATCATCCTGAAATTGATGAATACCTGTACCACTCGCGCCGTATTTTAAAATCGCTGGGAAATTATTTTGCCAACCGTTTACGTGAAAAATATGTTACCGTTCCTACCCCAAAAGGAGGTTTTTACCTTTTCCCGAATTTTAGCGTTTATCGCGAAAAACTGGCAGCAAGAGGTATACTAACATCGTTTGAGTTGTGCGAAGCAGTCCTTCGCGATACCGGCGTTGCTTTCCTTCCGGGAATGGAATTTGGCCGTCAGCCGGAAGAGCTTACCGCCCGCATTGCTTATGTTGATTTCGATGGCGAAATGGTTCTGAAAGCAGCGATGAATAAATACAAAGATTTACCATTAACCGGCGAATTTCTGAAAAAATATTGCAGTAAAATGGTGTATGCAATTACAAAGATGGAAGATTGGCTTGATGCACTTTAA
- a CDS encoding DsrE family protein, whose translation MKTRIFIVFLILLGFSFSGLATEPVVKTEPQVEEIPASEKLVVLWTSGDKEVAEKMVLMYTFNSKRFDWWKDITLVVWGPSQKVLVENKDIQDYVKKIMDQGTAVKACKGCSDMYEISDKLEELGVEVKYMGEITDYMKEGRHILTL comes from the coding sequence ATGAAGACACGAATTTTTATTGTATTCCTTATTTTACTTGGATTTTCTTTTAGCGGACTGGCAACTGAGCCGGTAGTGAAAACCGAACCTCAGGTGGAAGAAATTCCCGCTTCCGAAAAACTGGTAGTGCTTTGGACCAGCGGCGACAAGGAAGTGGCCGAGAAAATGGTTCTGATGTATACTTTCAATTCAAAACGCTTCGACTGGTGGAAAGATATAACGCTGGTGGTTTGGGGACCTTCACAGAAAGTATTGGTCGAAAACAAGGATATACAGGACTATGTAAAAAAAATTATGGATCAGGGAACCGCAGTGAAAGCCTGCAAAGGATGTTCTGATATGTACGAAATTTCAGACAAGCTGGAAGAACTGGGTGTTGAAGTAAAATATATGGGAGAAATTACCGATTACATGAAAGAGGGGAGACATATACTTACCTTGTAG
- a CDS encoding nitroreductase family protein, whose product MNRRTSLKAGASILAGLTVAPVVSATGKSIASTSDDSFWEVVKNRRSVRAYKSDPVPEADLRKIIDAARMAPTAGNQQPWKFLVITEKKKIEALKTAKLEEMEVYLKDVKKLQGEELTKQLNEYENQLSKGYLSAPAYIVVLTDNNSTYPQYNHWDGPLAAANLMLAARALGYGTVHITDSFSEELTRKVFNIPDHYTRVCFTPLGVPVEWPEKEKMSLDGFIVKESFNA is encoded by the coding sequence ATGAACAGAAGAACCAGTTTGAAGGCAGGAGCTTCCATTCTTGCCGGATTAACCGTTGCACCGGTAGTAAGTGCAACAGGAAAAAGTATAGCCTCCACTTCGGATGATTCCTTTTGGGAGGTAGTTAAAAACCGCCGGTCGGTACGTGCTTATAAATCCGATCCGGTGCCGGAAGCAGATTTGAGAAAAATTATTGATGCTGCACGAATGGCTCCGACAGCAGGCAACCAGCAACCATGGAAATTTCTGGTTATTACCGAAAAAAAGAAGATTGAGGCATTAAAAACTGCAAAACTGGAGGAAATGGAAGTTTACCTGAAAGATGTCAAAAAACTTCAAGGCGAAGAACTCACCAAACAATTAAACGAGTATGAAAACCAGTTAAGCAAAGGGTATTTGTCTGCGCCGGCTTATATTGTTGTGTTAACGGATAATAACAGTACCTACCCGCAGTATAATCATTGGGATGGGCCGCTGGCTGCGGCTAATTTAATGCTGGCTGCACGTGCACTTGGTTACGGAACGGTCCATATTACCGATTCATTTTCGGAAGAGCTTACCCGAAAAGTATTCAATATTCCGGATCATTATACCCGCGTGTGTTTTACTCCGCTTGGTGTTCCGGTTGAATGGCCTGAAAAAGAAAAAATGTCATTGGATGGATTTATAGTCAAAGAAAGTTTTAACGCATAA
- a CDS encoding metallophosphoesterase, translating into MRASAMLLIPLFIFMLLVDIYTYRGIKPLLAKLKNKFIKQSLSIVFWAISVLVFGGFCLFMFGIEHVKQSDAYIYAGYLVAAFVLFYFPKFVFIVFVLLRDIQLIFQKIFDWIKGKRKKDLSPNNSGRKMERGEFLYQMGLVLAAIPFASILYGVTKGKFNYRVMRESLHFNNLPKSFKGLKIVQISDMHLGSFNKKFDQVAKAVELINEQEPDILLFTGDLVNNFAEETEGWAPVLSQLKAKIGKYSVLGNHDYGDYSEWESAAAKEKNLAAIKKFHQKIGFHLLLNETETLSINGEEIALVGVENWGKPPFPQHGDLKQALKNTDQPFKILMSHDPSHWDAEVLKSTNIDLTFAGHTHGMQFGIERAGIKWSPVQYKYPRWGGLYREKEQFLYVNRGFGYIGFPGRIGMPPEITVVELT; encoded by the coding sequence ATGAGAGCGAGTGCAATGTTATTAATTCCCCTATTCATTTTTATGCTGCTGGTGGATATTTACACCTATCGTGGCATAAAACCGTTGCTCGCAAAACTCAAAAATAAATTCATAAAACAATCCTTAAGCATCGTGTTTTGGGCAATTTCAGTTCTTGTGTTTGGAGGATTTTGCCTTTTTATGTTCGGAATAGAACATGTAAAACAGTCCGACGCATACATTTATGCCGGCTACCTGGTAGCAGCGTTCGTACTGTTCTATTTTCCGAAGTTTGTATTTATTGTATTTGTGTTATTAAGAGATATTCAGTTGATCTTTCAAAAGATTTTCGATTGGATAAAGGGAAAAAGAAAAAAAGATTTATCACCAAATAATTCGGGGAGAAAAATGGAGAGAGGAGAGTTTTTATATCAGATGGGACTGGTTTTGGCAGCTATACCATTTGCATCAATTCTTTATGGAGTTACAAAAGGTAAATTTAATTACCGGGTAATGCGCGAAAGTTTGCATTTCAACAACTTGCCAAAATCGTTTAAAGGACTTAAAATCGTACAGATATCGGACATGCACCTGGGTAGCTTTAACAAGAAGTTTGACCAGGTCGCAAAAGCAGTGGAATTAATTAACGAACAAGAACCGGACATTCTTCTGTTTACCGGCGACCTTGTTAATAATTTTGCTGAAGAAACAGAAGGGTGGGCACCGGTTTTATCGCAACTAAAAGCGAAGATCGGGAAATATTCGGTGCTGGGAAATCATGATTATGGTGATTATTCGGAATGGGAATCGGCGGCTGCCAAAGAAAAAAACCTGGCTGCCATTAAAAAGTTTCATCAGAAAATCGGTTTCCACTTATTGCTGAACGAAACAGAAACCTTAAGCATTAACGGCGAAGAAATTGCGTTGGTTGGTGTCGAGAACTGGGGCAAACCACCATTTCCGCAACATGGCGATTTAAAACAGGCGTTAAAAAATACCGATCAGCCATTTAAAATTTTAATGAGCCACGATCCTTCGCACTGGGATGCAGAAGTGCTAAAATCCACCAATATCGACCTCACATTTGCAGGGCACACCCACGGTATGCAGTTTGGTATTGAACGTGCAGGAATTAAGTGGAGTCCGGTACAATATAAATACCCGCGATGGGGAGGTTTGTATCGCGAAAAAGAACAATTTTTGTATGTAAATCGCGGGTTTGGATACATTGGTTTTCCGGGTAGAATTGGTATGCCACCTGAAATTACAGTGGTAGAATTAACTTAA
- a CDS encoding tetratricopeptide repeat-containing sensor histidine kinase produces MKKLCFIVLALLLLSPELLSAQVINIDSLKNEIPNFQGIDLAKLHIEIATALFYQNPVEAIAYSDKAIKIAKEGPFPYQEAEALVVKSGGMMISGQPEKGLVLADSAVQLALELEASLLYCKALNVKAMYYFYTANFDEALKIYKETNAVAKENDFLELAAKVQVNIGSIYTEQGDYVKGIKAYKDALEFYKEKDDKHVMAVLYGNIGTNYSLWLPPARAREYYSQAVRLYEEAKEPVAKATTLNNIGDTYSEEENFEKAIEYYQNALEVLGNTTNSVIAAVPQIGLGEAYLNLNDIEKAKQYSNQALTAFTSNSHSEGIARSKAVFGGIKIEEGDYPGANRLLSEALEIANTYEIKDLQAELYTELANLKLLEKNYQVALEYTNAHHAIKDSLLSIYKGHQLNELLAEMEVIQKEAEINILQKDSAIKSLKIKRKSSQVLALIFVTIALLILSLVILYFQRQRKKTLELVKVQNQQISHQNDKLVIAGEMQSKILSIIGHDLVTPVGGLKELLNLVDDNPESFKSEDLLSIIPPMKGAVDDTYFLLTNLLSWAKNQGGDYNGEITNCNVLKVVNQNLSILKNSIAKKSINVELKIEDDLMIQFDKNMLGMVIRNLISNAVKFTPKNGKICIYTEEQNGKLMFCVKDTGIGISEENQKKLFSKEHVSTFGTDNEKGTGLGLSLCKEFIEKNNSELMVESKENEGSLFFFFISENA; encoded by the coding sequence ATGAAGAAGTTATGTTTTATTGTCCTGGCTCTTTTATTGCTTAGTCCGGAGTTGCTTAGTGCTCAGGTAATTAATATAGATAGCTTAAAGAATGAAATTCCCAATTTTCAGGGAATTGATCTGGCTAAACTTCATATTGAGATTGCAACTGCGTTATTTTACCAGAACCCGGTAGAAGCCATTGCCTATAGCGATAAAGCAATTAAAATTGCTAAAGAAGGACCGTTTCCATATCAGGAAGCAGAAGCACTGGTTGTTAAAAGTGGTGGAATGATGATAAGCGGCCAGCCCGAAAAAGGTCTGGTTCTGGCAGATTCGGCAGTTCAATTGGCATTAGAACTCGAAGCTTCTCTGCTTTATTGTAAAGCTTTAAATGTAAAGGCGATGTATTATTTCTATACCGCGAATTTCGATGAAGCTTTAAAAATCTATAAAGAAACGAATGCTGTTGCAAAAGAGAATGATTTTTTGGAACTGGCGGCAAAGGTTCAGGTAAATATAGGATCGATATATACCGAACAAGGAGATTACGTTAAAGGAATAAAAGCTTATAAAGACGCTCTTGAATTTTACAAGGAAAAGGATGACAAGCACGTAATGGCCGTGTTATATGGAAATATAGGTACAAATTATTCGTTATGGCTGCCTCCTGCCAGAGCACGCGAATATTATTCGCAGGCTGTACGTTTGTACGAGGAAGCTAAAGAGCCTGTTGCAAAAGCTACAACACTTAATAATATAGGCGATACCTATTCGGAAGAGGAAAATTTTGAAAAAGCTATAGAGTATTATCAAAATGCACTGGAAGTACTCGGAAATACTACAAATTCAGTAATTGCAGCAGTACCCCAGATTGGGTTGGGAGAAGCTTATTTGAATTTAAATGATATTGAAAAAGCAAAACAGTATTCAAATCAGGCTTTAACTGCATTTACAAGTAATAGCCATAGCGAAGGAATAGCCCGGTCGAAAGCAGTATTTGGAGGTATAAAAATAGAGGAAGGAGATTATCCCGGTGCAAATCGTTTGTTAAGCGAAGCCCTTGAAATAGCAAATACTTATGAAATAAAAGATCTGCAAGCTGAACTGTACACAGAACTTGCAAATCTTAAATTATTGGAAAAAAATTATCAGGTTGCACTTGAATATACAAATGCTCATCATGCTATTAAAGATTCTTTGCTAAGCATTTACAAAGGACATCAGCTTAACGAGCTATTGGCAGAAATGGAGGTTATACAAAAAGAGGCCGAAATAAACATTTTGCAAAAAGACAGTGCGATTAAGAGTTTAAAAATAAAACGAAAATCATCGCAGGTTTTAGCTCTTATATTTGTAACAATAGCTCTGTTGATTCTTTCACTTGTTATTTTATATTTCCAGCGGCAAAGGAAAAAGACCCTGGAACTGGTTAAAGTTCAAAACCAGCAAATATCTCATCAGAATGACAAACTGGTTATTGCCGGCGAAATGCAAAGTAAAATTTTATCGATTATCGGGCACGATTTAGTAACACCGGTGGGAGGTTTAAAAGAGTTGTTAAACCTGGTTGATGATAATCCGGAATCTTTTAAGTCTGAAGATTTATTATCGATAATTCCTCCAATGAAAGGCGCAGTAGATGATACTTATTTTTTGCTGACTAATTTATTGTCTTGGGCAAAAAACCAGGGTGGGGACTATAACGGGGAAATTACAAACTGCAATGTTTTAAAAGTTGTAAACCAGAATCTTTCTATCCTGAAAAATAGTATTGCAAAAAAATCGATTAACGTCGAATTGAAAATAGAGGATGACCTGATGATTCAGTTTGACAAAAATATGTTGGGAATGGTTATTCGGAATTTGATTTCGAATGCTGTGAAATTTACACCCAAAAATGGTAAAATTTGTATCTATACTGAAGAGCAAAATGGAAAGCTAATGTTTTGTGTAAAAGACACCGGAATTGGTATTTCAGAAGAAAATCAGAAAAAGCTTTTTAGTAAAGAACATGTTTCTACATTTGGAACAGATAATGAGAAAGGTACAGGGTTAGGACTAAGTTTGTGTAAAGAGTTTATTGAAAAGAATAACAGCGAATTAATGGTAGAAAGTAAAGAGAATGAAGGAAGCCTCTTTTTCTTTTTTATTTCAGAAAATGCCTAA
- a CDS encoding YciI family protein, whose product MKKIVSAPDASSRIWLWPIFNSRSIAARNFHLIIFVFCLCTFAFTPAVSAQDQREFSYTEGDTTYTMKRYVFMLLESGETKSKDSTEAAYYQEMHMAHLNKLAQSGKLIVAGPFEDGGDHRGLLIFDVETVDEALKLEGEDPTVKTNRLKMNAFYWWGAKGTVIK is encoded by the coding sequence ATGAAAAAGATTGTTTCTGCTCCCGACGCGTCGTCCAGGATTTGGCTGTGGCCGATTTTTAATTCGCGCAGCATAGCTGCTCGCAATTTTCACCTTATAATTTTTGTTTTTTGCCTTTGCACTTTTGCCTTTACGCCTGCTGTTTCGGCGCAAGATCAACGCGAATTTTCGTATACTGAAGGCGACACCACTTACACCATGAAACGGTATGTTTTTATGTTGCTTGAGAGTGGAGAAACAAAAAGTAAAGACTCAACAGAAGCGGCCTATTACCAGGAAATGCACATGGCCCACCTAAATAAGTTGGCACAAAGTGGTAAGCTTATAGTAGCCGGTCCGTTTGAAGATGGTGGCGATCATCGGGGACTATTAATCTTCGATGTGGAAACCGTTGACGAAGCATTAAAACTGGAAGGCGAAGATCCGACAGTAAAAACAAACCGGCTAAAAATGAATGCCTTTTACTGGTGGGGCGCCAAAGGCACTGTGATAAAATGA
- the rluF gene encoding 23S rRNA pseudouridine(2604) synthase RluF has translation MKSKRLNKAISETGFCSRREADRLIESGMVKVNGEVVGLGVQVTPDDRIEVDGQIISKEVPNIYLAFHKPVGITCTTDVSKKDNIIDFINFPERIFPIGRLDKPSEGLIFMTNDGDIVNKILRAGNNHEKEYIVNVNRKITQAFIRQMGNGVPILDTVTKKCHVERINDFTFKIILTQGLNRQIRRMCTHLGYEVTRLKRVRIMNIELGNLKRGEYRHFTPDELNEINRLVANSIKTEEASED, from the coding sequence ATGAAAAGCAAACGACTAAATAAGGCCATTTCTGAAACCGGCTTTTGTTCGCGGCGCGAGGCCGACCGACTGATTGAAAGCGGGATGGTAAAAGTAAATGGCGAAGTGGTTGGACTTGGCGTTCAGGTTACACCAGACGACCGTATTGAAGTTGATGGACAGATCATTTCCAAAGAAGTTCCGAATATTTATCTTGCTTTTCATAAACCGGTTGGAATTACCTGCACCACCGACGTCAGCAAAAAAGACAACATTATAGATTTTATCAATTTCCCTGAACGAATTTTTCCAATCGGACGCCTGGACAAACCCAGTGAAGGTTTGATATTTATGACCAACGACGGCGACATTGTAAACAAAATCCTTCGTGCCGGAAATAATCATGAAAAAGAATACATTGTTAACGTAAATCGTAAAATCACCCAGGCTTTTATCCGACAAATGGGCAACGGAGTTCCGATACTGGATACCGTAACAAAAAAATGCCACGTTGAACGAATCAACGATTTCACCTTTAAAATCATCCTTACACAAGGTTTGAACCGCCAGATCAGACGAATGTGTACGCACCTTGGTTACGAAGTTACCCGGTTAAAACGTGTGAGAATAATGAACATCGAACTCGGCAATTTAAAACGCGGCGAATACCGCCATTTTACGCCCGACGAGTTAAATGAAATTAACCGTTTGGTTGCCAATTCCATCAAAACCGAAGAAGCGTCTGAAGATTGA
- the msrA gene encoding peptide-methionine (S)-S-oxide reductase MsrA — protein MSKELQKATLGGGCFWCTEAVYLELKGVVDVKPGYSGGHVKNPTYKQVCEGTTGHAEVVQITFDAEVVSFSEILEVFFMTHDPTTLNRQGNDVGPQYRSVIFYHNEEQKEVPKRVIDLFGKEEVYSKPIVTEVTEFEKFYIAEDYHINYFARNKTQGYCQFVVAPKVEKFRKIFKDQLKK, from the coding sequence ATGAGTAAAGAATTGCAGAAAGCAACACTCGGTGGCGGGTGTTTTTGGTGCACCGAAGCCGTTTACCTGGAGCTGAAAGGAGTTGTGGATGTAAAACCGGGGTACAGCGGAGGCCATGTAAAAAATCCAACCTACAAGCAGGTTTGCGAAGGAACAACCGGTCACGCCGAAGTGGTGCAGATCACTTTCGATGCGGAAGTGGTAAGCTTTTCGGAGATTCTGGAAGTGTTTTTTATGACACACGACCCGACAACATTAAACAGGCAGGGTAACGATGTTGGACCACAATACCGCTCCGTGATTTTCTATCATAACGAAGAGCAAAAAGAGGTTCCCAAGCGCGTTATTGATCTTTTTGGTAAAGAAGAGGTTTACAGTAAACCAATCGTTACGGAAGTTACTGAATTCGAGAAATTCTACATTGCCGAAGATTATCACATCAACTATTTTGCACGCAATAAAACGCAAGGTTATTGCCAATTTGTAGTGGCTCCAAAAGTGGAGAAATTCAGGAAGATTTTTAAAGATCAGTTGAAAAAATAA